The following coding sequences lie in one Silene latifolia isolate original U9 population chromosome 5, ASM4854445v1, whole genome shotgun sequence genomic window:
- the LOC141655827 gene encoding putative inorganic phosphate transporter 1-3, whose protein sequence is MAKTQQLEVLKALDVAKTQWYHFTAIIIAGMGFFTDAYDLFAISLVTRLIGRLYYTEPGPNPSAPGSLPINISAAVNGVALCGTLAGQLFFGWLGDKMGRKKVYGLTLVIMVFSSLASGLSFGHAAKGVMTTLCFFRFWLGFGIGGDYPLSATIMSEYANKKTRGAFIAAVFAMQGTGILASGVVSLILASAFENKFKPPTFAEDPIGSLTPESDYIWRVILMFGAIPAGLTYYYRMQMPETARYTALVAKNAAQAAADMSKVLNTNIEAEAGKLATITDNEKGQFGLFTKQFAAQYGLRLLGTTSTWFLLDIAFYSQNLFQKDIFTAIGWIPAAKEMSAIREVWKVARAQTLIALCGTVPGYWFTVAFIDVIGRWIIQLMGFLMMTIFMFAIAFPYEYWKQREHRIGFIVMYGLTFFFANFGPNATTFVVPAEIFPARLRSTCHGISAAAGKAGAIVGAFGFLYLSQDKDPAKRDHGYPAGIGKKNSLIVLGVLNFIGMLFTFLVPESKGLSLEEAAGEDDGGQEEE, encoded by the exons ATGGCAAAGACACAACAACTAGAAGTGCTAAAGGCACTTGATGTCGCAAAAACACAATGGTACCATTTCACGGCTATTATCATAGCCGGTATGGGATTCTTTACGGATGCTTATGATCTTTTCGCCATTTCCTTGGTTACCAGACTCATTGGTCGCCTCTACTACACTGAACCGGGCCCTAATCCATCGGCTCCTGGGTCTCTACCTATCAATATCTCGGCTGCGGTCAATGGGGTGGCCCTATGCGGGACGTTGGCCGGTCAACTCTTTTTCGGTTGGCTTGGGGACAAAATGGGTAGGAAAAAGGTGTACGGTCTTACCCTAGTAATAATGGTTTTCTCGTCCTTAGCATCGGGCCTGTCCTTTGGCCACGCTGCTAAGGGCGTGATGACCACCCTTTGTTTTTTCAGGTTTTGGCTCGGATTTGGAATTGGTGGGGACTATCCTCTATCCGCCACCATCATGTCCGAGTATGCTAATAAGAAGACACGTGGAGCTTTTATAGCGGCCGTGTTCGCTATGCAAGGCACCGGGATCCTAGCAAGTGGGGTCGTCTCCCTTATCCTTGCGTCCGCTTTTGAGAACAAATTCAAGCCACCGACCTTCGCTGAGGATCCAATTGGATCCCTCACGCCCGAATCTGACTACATCTGGCGGGTCATTCTCATGTTCGGAGCCATCCCTGCGGGCCTCACCTACTATTACCGTATGCAGATGCCTGAGACCGCAAG GTACACTGCCTTGGTAGCCAAGAACGCAGCACAAGCAGCGGCGGATATGTCAAAGGTGTTAAACACAAACATCGAGGCCGAGGCAGGGAAGCTAGCAACAATAACGGATAATGAGAAAGGACAGTTTGGATTATTTACTAAGCAATTTGCCGCACAATACGGCCTTCGCTTGCTTGGAACAACAAGTACTTGGTTTTTACTTGATATTGCTTTCTACAGCCAAAATCTCTTCCAAAAAGACATATTCACCGCAATTGGATGGATCCCAGCTGCCAAAGAAATGAGCGCGATTAGGGAAGTCTGGAAGGTGGCTCGAGCCCAAACCCTAATCGCGCTTTGTGGTACCGTGCCAGGGTACTGGTTCACGGTCGCTTTTATTGATGTGATTGGTAGGTGGATTATCCAACTTATGGGATTCCTAATGATGACAATTTTCATGTTTGCTATTGCTTTCCCGTACGAGTACTGGAAACAAAGGGAACATCGTATCGGATTTATTGTTATGTACGGGTTGACCTTTTTCTTTGCCAACTTTGGACCCAATGCGACCACATTTGTTGTCCCAGCCGAGATATTCCCGGCCAGGCTAAGGTCCACCTGTCATGGCATATCAGCCGCGGCAGGTAAGGCCGGGGCTATAGTTGGAGCTTTTGGGTTTTTGTACTTGTCCCAAGATAAAGACCCTGCAAAGAGGGATCACGGGTACCCGGCCGGGATCGGTAAAAAGAACTCTTTGATTGTTCTTGGGGTGCTCAATTTCATTGGTATGTTGTTCACATTCTTGGTGCCGGAGTCTAAGGGACTGTCGCTGGAAGAGGCGGCCGGCGAGGACGACGGTGGTCAGGAGGAAGAGTAA